The DNA window ACCTACGCCGCGCATGCCCCGGCGCGTCAGATCACCGTGTTGCCAGGCCCGGTTGGCGAGCAGAACCAGTACCGGCTTGAGGCGCGGGGTACGATTTTGTGCCACGCCGACGCGCAAGAAGCCTTGCTGCGGCAGATCGGTGCCGCGCTGGCCACGGCCAACGTCGCGCTGATTTCAGGCAAGGCGGCCGATGCCGTCTCCGCGCTGCTGCCCTCCACCCTGCACGACCATGTGCGCCTCGCATCGCAAGACGCGACGCCCGACGCGGCGCTCTACGACGGCGATCCTGCCGGGCTTCTTGCCTTTCAAACCGAACTTGCACAACACACCCATGCGGTGGTGCCCGTTTGCGCACTGCCACGCGACGGGCTCACGCAGATGGATTACCCGCTTGAAATGCTGCTCCGCGAGCGAGTCACCAGCGTCAACACGGCAGCCGCTGGCGGCAACGCCAGCCTGATGACGATCGGGTGACGCCGAACACCGGGCAGCAAGGCTGCTGCACCATGCGCTCCTCAGGCGCGCGCGTGGTGCCATGACTCGATGCCCGGCAAACGCAGGCACTTTACCGGGCATCCATGCGCACTTGGGCAGCATGCGCCAACCGAACATCATCTTGACACCTGCGCTGAAGGTCAGGTACTGACAGCAGGGGTGATGGTTTTCGCCCGGTTGTGCGGCAGCAATTCGCCCAGACAGCAGCACTCTCCGCATGACTTCACAGGCACCGAGACCCTCCGAGCAGGCCCTGGATCCCGATCCTTGATCAGTGCGAGTCCGCCCACCTTGGCTGACAGCAACTGGCGCCCGCCGCATGCCGCTGGCATGATCCTCACGAGACATGGCGGTACTTCTTTCTTTCAAAGACGGGGGTTTCAAGAGTGAAGGAACCGAAGTGTCCTACAGTTACTGCGTTTTCTTGATGCACCGCAACTCGCCGCCAAGCACGGTGTGGCCGCCCGGCGAATTGGCGCCCTGGCGGTGGTGTCGTGATTTCCACATTCATCCGTGGCGAAGCCGCGGAGCAGAAATTCCCGACTGGCTGGAAGGCACACAAGCCCTATTTGCGCCTGACTCTTCAGCCGAAGTGAGGTTCATGGGGGAACCAGGCCCCATTCCCGGCGTTGAGGGAATGGGCGCTGATCAACATGGGTGCTTTTGTTGCGGCTTGCAGCCAGGCGTTGCGGCCGGATCGCAACGCTTGATACTCATGCCTCACATTCAGCTGAGCGAAAAGAAAGTCCGGGCTGCAGCCGTGCAGAAAACGCGCTCGTTCGTGTGATACGTCTCCAAACCTATGGTGGCGCCATATTGCGACACAACGCCGGCCTGGTACGCCGTAAACGCTTGCTGTGTTTGGGTGGCCATGGATTGCATCGTGGCGTTTTGTGCACTTGTCAGGCCTTGAGTCGCAAATGTTCCCGATGTGCCCCCGGAGATGTCAAGGTCAAGCGTGGCGTAGCGGAGATTCGGATCGCTCGGCACCTTCGAATTCAACACCGCTGTCATCGCTCCAGCCCCTTGGTTCCAAAACACCTCAGGGTCATTGAAGCCACCGCACATCATCAGAGGCATGCTGGGGGTGTAGTTGCGTAGATCGTTGGCTTTGAGGTCCTGGCGCAGCAGGAATTGCGGGTTGGCTGGGAGCGTTGGAGCCGTGGTCGAAAAGTTCGGGGCTGACCCGTCGACAGGAGCCGCGCCGTCGGGATTGGCGTCGACATCATTGACATAGGCTTCGCGAAAAGCCGTGCTGAAGAGGTAATTCGCAGGAGCAAATCCGGCTGCGCCCAACGGGGCGCCCTCGGGGAGCGCGTCGAGATTCGCATAGCCGGTCGGGGTCGATTGAAAAAGCGCAGTCGCAGGGATTTGCCGGCTCTGCACAGCCGCTTGGTATCCCGCATTGCCGGGAAAGAGCGATACCGCATTGGCATACTGCGTGGTAAATATCTGGCTCGGATTGAGCGATCCCTGCTTTAGATGTGCGTACGAGTTCACCACCATCGGCAAGAAGAGCGTACCCCCGAAATTGGGATGCCCTAGGAGACTGTCGGACTTTGCGGTCTTCCGGATGAAGACGCTATCCGAGACAATTGCTGCTGCACAACCGAGAGCCCGAGCCGATGAGCCGCTTCGTCCCTGTTGACCGAGACACCGCATATCTGTTGCCACCGTCGGTGGACGAATGGCTGCCCACTGATCACTTGGCGCGCTTCGTGGTCGAAGTCATCGAGCAGCTTGATCTGGGCGATCTGGCCCGACAGTACGCAGGCCGGGGCTCGGCGGCGCACCATCCGGCGGTGCTGCTGGGCCTGCTGATCTACGGCTACGCCAACGGCGTGCACTCCAGCCGCAAGATCGAGCGGGCGACCTACGACTCGGTGGCGTTCCGCTTTGTTGCGGCCAATACCCACCCCGATCACGACACGCTGGCGACGTTCCGCCGCCGCTTCTTGAAGGAGGTGGAGGCACTGTTCGTGCAGGTGCTGGTTCTGGCGCGCGAGATGAAGCTGCTCAAGCTCGGACACATCGCGCTGGATGGCACCAAGATCGACGCCAACGCCAGCAAGCACAAGGCCTTGTCGTGGGCTCATGCCAACAAGATCGAGGCGCAGCTGCGCCAGGAAGTACAAACGCTGCTGGCGCTGGCAGAGAACAGCGACCGCGCGACGGTACCCGACGGCATGGATGTGCCGGCGGAGATCGCCCTGCGTGCAGATCGCTTGAGCGCAATCGCGCAGGCCAAGGCCAAGATCGAGCAGCGCGCCAGCGAACGCCATCAGGTCGAGCAGCAGGAGTACGAGGCCAAGACCGCCAAGCGCCAAGCCCAGCGCGAGGCGGGCAAGAAGCCGCGCGGCAAGGACCCTGAGCCGCCAGAGGCCGGCCCCCGGAGCAGCGATCAGGTCAACCTCACGGATGAAGAGTCGCGCATCATGCCCGTGTCGGGTGGGGGCTTCGAGCAAAGCTACAACGCACAAGCCGGCGTGGACATCGCGACGATGATGGTGATCACCCAGCATGTGAGCCAGGCATCCAACGACAAGCGCGAAGTTGTGCCTACGCTGCAGCAGATCCAAGCGTTACCCGCGGTGCTGGGCGAGGTGCACACGCTCATCACGGACAACGGCTTCTTCAGCCAAGCCAACGTGATCGCGTGCAACGACGCGGGTATCGAGCCGCTGCTGGCGCTCAAGCGGGAGTCGCATCACACGCCGGTGATGGGGCGCTTTGCACCCGATGTGCCCGAGCCCCAGACGACGGATCCGCTCGTGCAGATGGCACACCGCCTGGGCACGCAAGCAGGCCGAGCCCTGTACGGCCTGCGCAAGCAGACAGTGGAGCCGGTGTTCGGCATCATCAAGCAAGTGATGGGTTGGCGCCAGATGAGCATGCGCGGGCTGGCCAAGGCACAAGGCGAATGGAGCTTGGTGACCATGGCTTGGAACATCAAGCGCATGCACGTCCTGCGAGCCGCGTGAGGGCAATAGTGCGCCCCGACCACGCCAAAACCGAGTCCCCAGGCCGCCCCATGTGCCCTCACAGTGTCTCGCCAACCATCGAGAGCGTTCGATCAGCGCGCCGCTGTCAAAAAAAACGCGTCGCACTGATCAATCGGATTCGCTCGGGTTCAAGTCCGACAGCCTCCTAGGCNNNNNNNNNNNNNNNNNNNNNNNNNNNNNNNNNNNNNNNNNNNNNNNNNNNNNNNNNNNNNNNNNNNNNNNNNNNNNNNNNNNNNNNNNNNNNNNNNNNNNNNNNNNNNNNNNNNNNNNNNNNNNNNNNNNNNNNNNNNNNNNNNNNNNNNNNNNNNNNNNNNNNNNNNNNNNNNNNNNNNNNNNNNNNNNNNNNNNNNNNNNNNNNNNNNNNNNNNNNNNNNNNNNNNNNNNNNNNNNNNNNNNNNNCCGCCAAGCCCGCGAACTCGGCTTTCCTCAAGCCTTGAACCGCCTACATGGTCCGCCCAAGGAGAGCAAGTTTTAGCGTTGTGAGAGTTTGAAAGGTTTGCTGCCTTACATCCGGGCTGTTTGTGCAGTTGGTGCTGCTGCCCATGATGGCGATACGCGGTCGGAATTCCTATCTCCGGGTTGTACTTGGGGTACGGGCGGTTCATCGGGATGTTTCCAACCTGGTTTGACCCTCATTCCATCATCACGCCTCTTGCAGGCTCTCCTTCAAAACGGGATCACTCGGTCACGGTCGGGATGTTGTTCAACGCATGCTGATCAGGCGCTCACCGGCTCCAGCGGATTCCACTTGACCCGGTCAAAGCCTGAGCCTTTGGCCAGGACTGCCCACACTGTGCGCGCCATCTTGTTGGCCAGAGCCACCACGACCACGTTGTAGTGGCGCCGCTCCAGCAGCCGAGGGATCCAACCTGACGTCGCTGCCCTGGCGATCACAGCTCTGGCCCCCGCAATCAGCAGGGTACGCAAATAGGTATCGCCACGCTTGGAGATGCCCAACTGCTGCGTCTTTCCCCCGGTACCGACCTGCCGTGGCGTCAACCCAACCCAAGACGCAAACTGGCGACCAGATTTGAAGGTCGAGAAATCTCCGACGGCCGCCACCAGCGCTGAGGCTGTCAACTCCCCAACGCCGGGAATTTGCTGGATCGCCTGCATCTGCCGATCTTCCCGGATCATGGCGCGCAGCCGCTGACCAAGGTGATCGATGTCATCTTGCAAGGTTTCAATGCGCCTGAGTTGTTCCTGTACGCTGAGCACCAGATCTGCGCGTAGCAGATCATCCTCCTGTGCCTTGGCCAGCTCGCCCTGGATCGTTGTGAGCAGTTGGTTGTGACCCACTGGCAGAGCGATGCCGAACTCGGCCAAGATGCCGCGCAGCGCATTGGTTTGCATGATGCGTATCTTCATGAGCTGGCGGCGCATGCCGTGCAAGGCCATGCAGGCTTGTTGCCGCTCCGTCTTGACGGGTACGGGCTTGATATGGGGCTGCTGGGCTGCGACCCAAATCGCCTGCGCATCCATGGCGTCGGTCTTGTCACGCAGCAAGAACGCCTTGACATGCTGGGCCGGCAGTAGCTTGACCTCATGCCCAAAGGAGTTGATCACCCGCGCCCAGTAGTGTGATGTGCCACAAGCCTCCATCGCCACCAGGCTGCGCTGGCATTTGGCGAAGAATTCGGTGAGCTTGGCGCGCTTGATCTGGCGGCGCTGAATCTCGCCAGTCTCCGCGTCAACGATGTGCAACTGGAACACGGACTTGGCCAAATCCAGACCAATGACTGGCAGATTTGCAGTAGATTGCATGGCGGGGCCTCCAGG is part of the Thiomonas sp. X19 genome and encodes:
- a CDS encoding IS1182-like element ISThsp16 family transposase, yielding MSRFVPVDRDTAYLLPPSVDEWLPTDHLARFVVEVIEQLDLGDLARQYAGRGSAAHHPAVLLGLLIYGYANGVHSSRKIERATYDSVAFRFVAANTHPDHDTLATFRRRFLKEVEALFVQVLVLAREMKLLKLGHIALDGTKIDANASKHKALSWAHANKIEAQLRQEVQTLLALAENSDRATVPDGMDVPAEIALRADRLSAIAQAKAKIEQRASERHQVEQQEYEAKTAKRQAQREAGKKPRGKDPEPPEAGPRSSDQVNLTDEESRIMPVSGGGFEQSYNAQAGVDIATMMVITQHVSQASNDKREVVPTLQQIQALPAVLGEVHTLITDNGFFSQANVIACNDAGIEPLLALKRESHHTPVMGRFAPDVPEPQTTDPLVQMAHRLGTQAGRALYGLRKQTVEPVFGIIKQVMGWRQMSMRGLAKAQGEWSLVTMAWNIKRMHVLRAA
- a CDS encoding IS110 family transposase, coding for MQSTANLPVIGLDLAKSVFQLHIVDAETGEIQRRQIKRAKLTEFFAKCQRSLVAMEACGTSHYWARVINSFGHEVKLLPAQHVKAFLLRDKTDAMDAQAIWVAAQQPHIKPVPVKTERQQACMALHGMRRQLMKIRIMQTNALRGILAEFGIALPVGHNQLLTTIQGELAKAQEDDLLRADLVLSVQEQLRRIETLQDDIDHLGQRLRAMIREDRQMQAIQQIPGVGELTASALVAAVGDFSTFKSGRQFASWVGLTPRQVGTGGKTQQLGISKRGDTYLRTLLIAGARAVIARAATSGWIPRLLERRHYNVVVVALANKMARTVWAVLAKGSGFDRVKWNPLEPVSA